CAGTTGTGAAGTTGTATAAAATGTTAATATTCCTTTCACAGTTAGATGTGTACATTTTAATTTCTGGTTTTATTACTTGGAGGCCTCGTTGGACCAAGTTTCATGATGAAAGAGATGTAAGTATGAACATCGGTGCGCATAGGCCCTCGGGCGTCATGTGCTGGTCACACCTGCCAAAGTTGGGGTGTAACATGTTCATCGTACCTTTCTTCAAAAATACATTGATCTTCCTCCTACGAATGGTCATGATAACAAACGACTATCAATGTAAATAACCAACATAAATTTGTATATTAATAACTCACAATGTATTTACACATCCAATGTTTGCACCCAAGATTGCAAGTGGCCCAGTATGGCTTCAAAATTGCACGTTTCCCGCAGTAACACCTGTGGACCTCATTTCAACCAGACATATCATTTTGCTGgaacttgaaaattttatgaaagCGGAGATTAATTGGTAGTTTAAGATGTGAGAATTTGCAAAAAATGAAGTAACATGCGTGGGGTATTCAAAGGGAAGAATGGGTGGCTTTAGGTTGCATAGCGCAAATTGTACATGCGCCATGTTGAACAAGTAAACGAATCATTACGGTACAAGTGCTTACATGCCTTTTTAGTTGGACAAGACAAGGCGCGCATTTAATTTGTATAGTTTTCTGAAGTACGTACGATAATATTTGTTCATCCTATTGCATAGCGCATATTGTACATGTGCCATGTGGAACAAGTAAACAAATCATTGTGGTACAAGTGCGTACATGCCTTTCAATTGGACAAGACAATGTGCGcatttaatttgtattatttttctgaaGTATGTATGAATTTTTGCATAGCTTATATTGTACATGTGCCATGTTAAACTAGTAAACAAATCATTATGGTACATGTGCGTACACGCCTTTTCAGTTGGACAAGACAAGGCTCGCATTTGAATAACACATGTTGTACATGTGTGATGTCGTACTACCTATATTTGTGTTCTTGATAACTAGAACCAAATTGTTTTTGAAGTTATTCATTTAACCAATCTTTCTAAAATTCCACTTACATTTAATAAATGGTTTAAGAATAGGCAAAAGGGTGAAGGTAGCTCAAAAGATCCACATGGCACGGGTGAGAAAGTTAACACAATTAATTCCTTTCTTGAAAATAATATGCTAGGTTACTTTATTGATTTGGTAGATGATAAGTGGTATAGTATTTTACGTCCCTTAAAAAATAAACCCATTAATATAACTGTTATGCGGcaccttcctgagattccttggaaggacgacgtaaggctaagcaacatATGTCCGTGTAGTTACAATTTGGCAGTTGGGATCCCCTTCATACGCTAAacgagattgtcagtgccgtacgggaaaaccaatgtcaagatcaattgagagaacaaaaaagagaattgagaatgaaagaaagcttgattgcattaacgAAAGCTATTATAGAAAGAGCAATATGGTGTgtagggggagagacaccagtacagagaattgtttgcttgcttgatgATAACAACAAAGTCGGGTAtacaaactagagtaagaatttgagaagtaaatatggaagcaataataataaggaattgaacaactgaAATTAAAGTGCAGAAAATAAATGATATGGAAAAATTCAAGGAAGGAATTCCAAGACCTTCCAAGAACGCATGTTCTATAGCATTGACAAGATCCAAGTAacactgttttgatttattgacgaaatcaaatgcctttacttaaaaacaaatcaaaacaatagattcggatcttgaccactttatgAGTAacttaagaaaataattaataacTCGTactaatcgccttctaagaataccacaaagtaATCAATGATATCACAATAAAGAAgttatcttactaccttgaactatgaactagtaaatgttgaaagataaatctcaaagaataagtaacaaaggttcaaaagaactctcaaagtataatattcttaatcaataatgaagtgcctaaatgaatgagaagaactccttatttattggagtaaaagtccttaaaattaggtggGGTGGCtgttaaggcataaaaagtcattaaaattaggtaTGATGGTTGCTAAGGAATAAGAAATAtcattaaaattaggtagggtgggcggccaaatccttttggggcagatttggaccttaaaactactagtttgggccattggtttggactcaaATTGGGCTCCTTTTCAAACACcaccttttggacctcttttaagctcattttgagctCTTCTGTGTGCCCTTTTGCTGGATTTCAAGGGCAAAGTTTgggacccaatcttcctcctcttggacttcaatttgggccactaaataattgtaaaacttgtacaattcatctcctttgggcttgagctcgtCCTCTataattaaaagcttctttattttctattgaagtccagcaaccttagTCATGTAAATGGCCTTCTTGGAgattccaaaactctatccttgtccttgatgctatcacttGACCCACCCTAATAACTAAGCTATAGAGACATAATGGAAATacatgaagtaaaactactctatatttacaataaaaaTGACTTATATTCCTACAAAGCAGAAGCAGGTTTGTTGGCAGCAACCTTGTCTTTAACATCAGAGTCTACGCGCGCGGCGTTCTCTATGCGTGCGGCGCTGTTGGtatctgcctgtggctgggcacTGGCAAGGGCTATCAGCGCACTTGTCACTTAGCGTGGCGAAGACCACGTGGTcgtccatggcgctaggcattgggaggCATGCCAGGACACCATGGGGCCCGTctaaggggtcatggggcatgggtggaaagccgcccatgaaaTTTTCCCTTACCTGAGTTGGCAACATCTTTggcgccttacttgcaagataatcttcGATCAGGCTGTTGTACGCTTTgtggtttgttcccctctccaaAGTATTCACCTCTGCATCATAGCCCTTCCATTACACCAGGAAttcttggtgatctttccttgaagCATGAATCACTCTATCATCGAGAATAGCTTCTACCCGCATAAATCacttgacaagatagctccgcactatctccaaattttgcttccattccTTCGAGAAGCTTTCTCTCGAGGATATTTTGACATGTTTGGGGCATTCACAGTGGGTGGGAGTAGCGGTTATTGttcggtaacaatttcaaaagtgcttttgttcgtactagagctcttttgtgaattgaaacatagttgagcagcatccagaagttTCACCTAATTCTTCTGCGATCCAGTAACAAATTGGCaaagatattcctccagcatgccaTTGAACCGCTCCATCtagccatcagattgcggatggaAACTTGAATTGTGGCTCAATTTGgacccgaggcacttaaagagctgagtccaaaagttgctagtgaagcgagagtcgcgatcactaacgaTGTCTTAGGAAGACCCCAATATTTGACaatatgagagaagaagagttgaGTTGTATCTTTTGCTGATATATATTATGAGGCATCTATAAATGTAGCGTACTTGGAAAATGATCTACCACAACTAAGATAGTTGTAAGATCGCCGACCTTGGGCAGCTCGGTGATGAAATCCAGTGAaacactttcccaaggtctctttggaACATGCAATGTCTCAAAAGGTCCCGCTTGTGTCAAGTGGTCTCACTTGTCTTTCTGGCATACTAGGAAAGTTTTCACTTACTGAGCAACATCATcagccatttgaggccaataataagCACGGCGCAACAACTCCATGGTGTGTTCTTCACCTGGATGACAGGCCCACAAAGTATCATGGCATTCCATCAGAAGAGTCCTTCAGAGATCTCCttctttaggaacataaagtcggctccctttcaccttcaggaacctatcttccatgtagaactggcgagtcttgccttGTCCTACCAAATCGACAGTAGTGGCCACTTTgctcccccttagggtggcgagtagGCACACCGAGGCTATGTCAGCCCTTCAACTGAGCACATCAGCAACTTGGttggtcttcccacttcggtactccaggttgaagtaaAATTCTGCTTGGAGTTCCTGCCACCTGACCTGTCGTCCATTCAactttggctgggtcatgaaatggctaacatctgtgttgtctgtcttgaccacgaacagGGTGCCCagcaaatagtgcctccaaaggcGTAAACAATGGACAACAACCAATAATTTTTTTTCGTGGGCGGCATAGCACCGTTCTACACCCTTCAACTTTCGGCTCGCGTACGCCACTAGATGCCCCTATTATAGCAAGACTCTGCCTAGAGCATAGTCAGAGGCATCCGTGTGttcttcgaatggcttggccaaatCAGGAAGGGCCAAGATGGGGGTACTAGACATAGCCATTTTTAATGCGTTGAAGGCCTCCGCTCTCCTGGGACCCCAATCCCAAGGCGTGACCTTCTTCAGCAATTCTGTCAACGGCAATGCAATGAGAGATTAATTCTTTACAAATCACTAATAAAAtttgcataggccaaggaacgcCCTCAAGGCATGGATATCCTTAGGCGGCATCCAATCTATGATAGCCTGAATCTTTTGTTGGTCCATCTTTATCTGCCCTTCCTCGATGACTTGTCCAAGGAAGTCAATCTGCTTTTGGGTGAATGCATACTTGGACAGCTTCACATATAGTTCATGCTCTCGCAGTCAGGCTAGGACCTTCCCTAGGTGCTCCAGGTGTTCTTCAAATATTTTGCTATATATCACAATGTCGTCCAAGTAGACTACTATGAACTCGTCAATGTACTCTCGGAAGATTTGGTTCATCAATGTGCAAAATGTGgctggagcattagtcaagccgaatggcATGACTAGGAAGTTTTACGACCTATATCatgtcacacaggtcgtcttgtgttCATCTCCTTCAGCAATTCAGACTTGCCAGTAACCTAtcttcaggtctattttggttAACACTGTGGCACCACCCAATGTATCGAACAAATATGCCATGAGCGGGATAGGGTAGTTGTTCTTCACGGTGATTTTGATTAGGGCCCAATAATCACCACAAAGTCGTAGAGTGCTATcctgtttcttttggaatagcacaggggagcCATAAAGGGACTTGGAGGGCACAATAATCCCCGTGTCTAGCATTTTTGTCAACTATCTCCAAAGCTCGGTGTactcgggttgtgacattctgtaaggcACCTCAGGCGGGTGGCTTTgcacccggcaccaactcaatcaCATGGTTTATATCGCGCCTAGGCGAGAGTTGCTTTGGCATGTGGCATGACGTCTTCAAACTCCAGTAGCAACTCCTTCACGGGTGTAGGAATAggacccgaggagcgttctatatcttTAATACAAAGGGTAGCCAGGAACGTATGTTAATGTCTTTTGACTCCCTTCTTCAaatgcaaggccgagatgttctcagcggccatctttatggtTGTGCAAGGAATAATACAGGGTCTGGCCCcgtttgctcccatcatcagtagcatgtcAGCATAAGGTGATggaatggtgttggtttgcctcataaATTCCAACCCAACTATTagctcgaagtcatctatgatcaccacgcgCAAGTTGACTTTGCCTTCATAGGGGCCAAGATTCACTGGCACTCCtgtggctattccacccactatTTGAGGCGGTGAGTTAATAGCCTTGAGACAAGCTCTGCCCTTTCCCATAATTAGACCAAGGCATTCTACCTGAgttgaggctaagtagttgtgagtagcgcccgtgtctatcatcgcccgaatgggcttgccattaaTTTTTATCTCAACAAACATCAAGGTCTTCCCTTGGTTAAGAGGAGGCCCCTCATctgccttctttttccctttcttggtcGTTGGGCATGAGTCCTTCTTCTTACGAATACCAGCACTGGTTACCGCCAAGGTCTAAGAAATAGAACAAACAAGTGCGTTAAAGGCACCTATTGGTTAGGTATGGTCAGCATCATCTGTGTCATCATCCGTCCCAACATCAAAAGTTTGATGGGccttcatctgtgcatgtgggaCACATTATTGAGGGGGAGGCGTATTCTACAAAGTCTGAAAGTGTGCAAATTTGGGGTGAAAACCTACGGTGGGTTCCCCTATACTCAAAAAGGTGTGATTATGAGGTCTTGTGTCATTGGCATGGTCTAGCTGTACCACAAGCATTGTTGGCAAAGGTTCCAAGCTTCCACATACATAAAAGAACCAGAAGTTATTCGGCATGAAGGAGATCTTAGAGATGGAAAAGGCACTAGCCGTTCATCATGCACTGGATGATCTTAACTACCTCCAAGGGACTGAAGATCAGCATTGGTCTTTATTAGAGAATGAAAAATTGCATAGAGATCTTCATTATTATGTTCCTAATAGTTGTGAAGTGGGAGGGCCTACCAAAATATCTACCGTAGAAGTTAGACATTGGAATGCCATATTGTTGTAGAAAATAAGCAAGTGGTCTTATTGATGATAGTGATGAAATACGAGAAATGTGTGTTAATTGGGGACTAGATTATGACGCCTTGGGTCCGGACGGATACAGAGAATATgctgacgaagaagatgaagacaatgAAAAAGAAGACCTCGACGATAATAGCGAAGAAATAGTGCCCGACAATGACGATAATGATGAATGAAAATgtctatttttttaattctataTGTTATGTAGTCTTTTGAATTTTTAATGCTAATGTGTCAATTAGAGTTAACACTATTGGAAATACAATTTTATTTCATTCATAATACAAACACACTATTACAGACACTTGTTCCTACTAAACACACTACTAAAAACACTAATAACATGCTTGATAACTGCCAATGTTGGACTCCCACCAGGAGTTGAATTGCCACCGCATCCATAACCCACTATAGGACATTTGCTGCAATCGTGCCATGTTTGGTAACATATACCACATTTACGGGCGAATACAGTATCCCTAACATCCATTTGATTATGTATCCGTATTTTTTTTGCACTCCCCTACGACGCAAAAAAACGATGGTATAAACCATTGCAAATGGTTCTGGCAGCCAATAAAACTCATAACTCACTGGTTGGAAGTGCCCGCTATAGGTTCTCAAACCCAGTATGTTGAAATACCTCATCGTTGCATACCCAGTATGTTGAAAACCCATCATGGCATGAGCGCATGTGATAAATCATCCATTTACAACAGGAACACAAATGTGTGCTTTCATTGATGGGGTGAGTATTTGATAGCAACCATGGCAGTTCAACGTCATTAAAGGAGAAAGATGAACTCTGAAAGTTCCAAGAAGGCCCATGACAAGGACTCAAACAAAGAAATTTCAAGACAAGATTAATGAGCTTCAATTGGCAATTAAAAAGTATCTTATAATAGAAGAAGAACTCTAGCACAAGTAGGATCTTTGGGCCAAGTCTTACAACTATTTAGAGGCCCAAATTAAAGTCCAAGAGGAGATGTAATGAGGCCCAAATATTCCCCAAAAAGAGGAATTTTCAGCAGTCTAAATAAGCCAAAAATAGTTTCTAGAATATGTATTTAATAGTTGTTTTAATCTATGTTGACTTGCATTGGTCTATGTGTATGTTGACTAAATTGGTCTTAGTGTGGGTAGTCTTCTATTCTTCTAGGGAATATAATTGTCATTTTATTGAAGTCTTGACTAGCTCCTTCTTTACTAATATATAAAGGGGTGCTTGTCTTTCAATGTGGAGAAGAACATTGAAGACTAATATTATTATTGTGAGTTCATTTGAACCTTTGTAAACTTTACTTTGAGATTTATCTTGCAACCCTAACTAGTCCATAGCTTAAGGTAGTAAGATAATTTTCTTTCTTGTGATATCTTTGGTTTCTTTTGATATTCTTCGaagtcaagatccgaatctagtTCTTGATTAGTTTATCTCTAGTGAAGGCTCATAACCAACTTGTTGTCATTAGGATCTTGTCAAAATTTAGATTAGCATAATCTAGGGGTTCTTGGATCTTTCCTTCAATTTCCACATatctagtttatttttcttgcttTTCTCAATTTAATTGCATTTTGTTACTGCTTACGCATTTCttcaacttattttctttaagttCTTGGATCTCCCAACCTTTGTTTTATCAAGAGATATCAGAGCGGTTGTATCAACATTCTGTTCTTGATAAAATTTGGGGTTTTCTTGAACAAAGGAGAAAAAAAGtaaaagcaaaacaaaaataaaagttattaTAGCAGTGAATAGTACACTatcaaaaaaagtaaaaaaaaaaacgcaaaatctttcaaaaaaaggGAGAAACATATTGCTCTTCAAGAAATCAGATTTTGTTTGTGTTTGTTTCCAAAGTcaagaaaggaaataagaagaggggatcctagatctttaaggataagaaaaaaaaatcaattttcttACTCCTTAGATCTCGTTCTAATAATCCTTTCCTTTGTTCGGGTTTTGTTTCGACTAAATCCTACTCTTTCTAGGATTGGTTCTTCACTTTCTTTgaagagataggaggggacaacgaggtagagtagaagatgataatattGGTAGCATAAAAATGAAGATGTCATCTTTCAAGGGAATAAGAGacccagacttgtaccttgattgggagcGGAAAGTTGAGGCCATCTTTGACTGTCACAACTACTCTGAAGGTAAGAAGGTTAAGCTTATCGTTGTTGAATTTTCTTATTATGCTTCTATTTGATGAAAAAAGCTTACAAGGGACAGACAACAAGATGAAGAACCACCCATTTCTACTTGGACCGAGATGAAGAGAGTCATGAGGAAGAGGTTTGTTCCGTCCCACTTTCAAACAGACCTACAATTGCGCCTTCAGACCTTGAAGCAAGGAACCATGACTGTTGATGAATACGTTAAAGCcatggatatggctatgatccaagctaattgtatGAAAGAAGAAGAGTCCACTATGGCTAGAAAGATTAATGGtttaaataaagaaatagttGATGTAGTAGAGATACAACAATATATAATTATAGATGAGTTTGTAGATTTGGCTATAAAAatagaaaagcaaaataaaaggagAAGGCAAGCTAGATCATGGAGAAGTTGGCCAAACACCAATTCCAAGAAGCCATGGCCAAAACAAGAAGTGATttctagacctcaagaagacaagggGAAAGGTAAAGTTGATGAGAAAGAGGGAGGTAAAGCTTTCAATTCTAGATCCTATAAACCTTCTAGTTCAATTCAATGTCACAAATGTCATGGAAGAGGccatatgatgcatgaatgtccaaATAGAAGAAATATTCTTTTGAGAGAATATGGAGGATATGAAAGTGAAAAAAGTGAGGAAGAAGAGGGAAGAGTAAGTGAAGATGATGTAGAACTTCCTAATGATGGTTTGGTTAGGGTAGTTAGGAGGACTATAGATGGAGAATATGAGGGAGAAAAAagtgaggaagaggaagaagaggaaggtGTGAGTGAAGATGATTTAGAGTTGCCTTTTAATGATGGGTTGGTTGGGGTAGTTAGGAGGATTATGACTAGAAATTTAGGAatcaatagtgaagaacaaagggagaatatatttCATACTGGGTGTGGAATAAAGGGGAAAACTTGTTCTATAAATATTGATAGTAgtagttgtgctaatgtggtTAGTTCACACTTGGTGAACATGTTAGAGcttgcatgcatgaaacaccctaAGCCCTATAGACTCCAATGGTTGAATGATAGTGGTGAACTGAAAGTCAACAAACAATGCATGATTTCCTTTACTTTTGGTAGGTATGTGGATGTT
This DNA window, taken from Nicotiana tabacum cultivar K326 chromosome 15, ASM71507v2, whole genome shotgun sequence, encodes the following:
- the LOC142169630 gene encoding uncharacterized protein LOC142169630 codes for the protein MKMSSFKGIRDPDLYLDWERKVEAIFDCHNYSEGKKLTRDRQQDEEPPISTWTEMKRVMRKRFVPSHFQTDLQLRLQTLKQGTMTVDEYVKAMDMAMIQANCMKEEESTMARKINGLNKEIVDVVEIQQYIIIDEFVDLAIKIEKQNKRRRQARSWRSWPNTNSKKPWPKQEVISRPQEDKGKGKVDEKEGGKAFNSRSYKPSSSIQCHKCHGRGHMMHECPNRRNILLREYGGYESEKSEEEEGRVSEDDVELPNDGLVRVVRRTIDGEYEGEKSEEEEEEEGVSEDDLELPFNDGLVGVVRRIMTRNLGINSEEQRENIFHTGCGIKGKTCSINIDSSSCANVVSSHLVNMLELACMKHPKPYRLQWLNDSGELKVNKQCMISFTFGRYVDVVLCDVVPMQVFEDQKRLREIMGKSRGGKKDFDVVFPEDIPKGPPPLRGIEHLIDFVPGAQIPNRPAYRNEHVEHLKQVFEVLRKQHLFANLKKCTFCVDRVVFLGFVVSSKGVEVDEEKIKAIKEWPKPNSVTIVRSVFRLASFYRRFVRDFSTIAAPLTESFEVKCGTSGKGISAVLMQGSKPIAYFSKKLSGDTLNYLTYDKELYTLSQGKLNRRHAKWVEFIETFPYVIAYKQGKENVVADTLSRRIEAHCGGLMGQFGVPKTLDILAEYCFWPGMQEDVESVLSMS